One window from the genome of Oligoflexus sp. encodes:
- a CDS encoding flagellin codes for MGLRIRTNVQSLTAQRHMGLSNQKVSSHMEKLSSGYRINKAADDAAGLAISDSLHADIRSLAQARRNANDAVSMLQVAEGSLEEVTSIVTRLKELSVQAASDTVGAREREFLNREFMALKDEVDRIVLSTEFNGTRMLIGNGDVAPELLESHNQFPLEMQIGKDYITPPDSLEARNPVNIIRLDFSKMNAATEGENSLDLGSAGNEAGTRIDNKIDAQNSMAKVDAALGRIADYRATIGAAQNRLGSTERNLGVAIENLSAARSRIRDADFAYETAEFTQGNILLQAGSSILSQANKLPQVALNLVQNLG; via the coding sequence ATGGGCCTCAGGATTCGCACGAACGTCCAATCTCTGACGGCGCAGAGACACATGGGCCTTTCCAATCAGAAGGTCAGTAGCCACATGGAGAAACTCTCCTCGGGCTACCGCATCAACAAAGCTGCTGATGATGCTGCGGGTCTGGCGATTTCGGACAGTTTGCATGCCGATATCCGCTCCCTGGCTCAGGCGCGTCGTAACGCGAACGATGCGGTTTCCATGCTGCAGGTGGCGGAAGGCAGTTTGGAGGAAGTCACAAGTATCGTGACGCGCCTCAAGGAACTTTCCGTGCAGGCCGCATCGGATACTGTGGGTGCCCGCGAACGTGAATTCCTGAATCGTGAATTCATGGCGCTCAAGGACGAAGTGGACCGTATCGTTCTCTCCACAGAATTCAACGGCACGCGCATGCTGATCGGTAATGGCGACGTCGCTCCCGAGCTGCTGGAATCGCACAACCAGTTTCCTTTGGAAATGCAGATCGGCAAAGATTACATCACGCCGCCTGACTCCCTTGAAGCCCGTAACCCTGTGAACATTATCCGTCTCGACTTCAGCAAGATGAATGCCGCGACCGAGGGTGAGAACTCGCTCGACCTTGGCAGCGCCGGCAATGAAGCGGGAACGCGGATTGATAACAAGATTGATGCGCAGAACTCGATGGCGAAAGTGGATGCGGCCCTGGGTCGCATTGCCGACTATCGCGCGACCATCGGTGCGGCCCAGAACCGTCTGGGTTCCACGGAACGAAACCTCGGTGTGGCGATCGAAAACCTCTCCGCCGCCCGTTCACGGATTCGCGATGCGGACTTCGCTTATGAAACCGCGGAATTCACCCAGGGGAACATTCTGCTTCAGGCTGGATCATCCATTCTTTCGCAGGCGAACAAGCTTCCTCAGGTCGCGCTCAACCTCGTACAAAACCTGGGATAA